The Pseudomonas sp. KU26590 genomic sequence ACTCATTTCGTATAGCGATCTATCTGCAGGGCGAACCCGATCCCCATACTGGCTGGATCCGCGATTTCTCCGAGATCAAGACCATTTTCAAGCCTCTGTATGAGCGCCTGGACCATAACTACTTGAACGACATTCCCGGCCTGGAGAACCCGACCAGTGAAGTGTTGGTGAAGTGGATCTGGAAGGAGTTGAAGCCGCTGCTGCCAGAGTTGTCCGCACTTCGGATTCACGAAACCTGTACCAGCGGTTGCGTGTATCGCGGTGACTGATCAGCGTCAGAAATGAAGACCACCTCACCGGGTGGTTTTTTTTGGCGAAAGAAATTTAATTTTTCGCGCGCCAAAACAAAACCCCATCTGCTTTCGCAAATGGGGTTTCGGAATTTAATC encodes the following:
- the queD gene encoding 6-carboxytetrahydropterin synthase QueD, whose protein sequence is MEIFKEFTFESAHRLPHVPDGHKCGRLHGHSFRIAIYLQGEPDPHTGWIRDFSEIKTIFKPLYERLDHNYLNDIPGLENPTSEVLVKWIWKELKPLLPELSALRIHETCTSGCVYRGD